One genomic region from Cellulomonas hominis encodes:
- a CDS encoding PP2C family protein-serine/threonine phosphatase: protein MTESTTPDGTIPSGWPGHVPDPADPAGDGQIALLLVEDDDGDALLVEEHLADAGLDVLLRRARTLDEAVARLDVDCVLLDLGLPDAVGLGALERLLAAGAPAVVVLTGRTDTGTGLQAVSAGAQDYLVKGEVDGELLGRSVRYAVQRRRLEAVDRALYRSMVRAEETFRFESALLPRPAVRDARLEVGVGYRAGRDGVLGGDFYDVVERPDGTVLAVIGDVCGHGPDEAALGAVLRTAWRTLVLADTPVADLLPLVERVLQSERARDEIFTTMAMVVVAPERTEVDLYLAGHPVPFLLGDPGAARPSALLPTDRRGRALGIPVDGTWLPRRLELDGAWRLLMYTDGLLEATVGGTADRIGKSGLLEVVDGSLAAPDDGVVEDVLREVRRRHGGDLVDDTAVVVLGWAGGA from the coding sequence GTGACGGAGAGCACGACCCCCGACGGGACCATCCCGTCGGGCTGGCCCGGCCACGTCCCCGACCCCGCCGACCCGGCCGGCGACGGGCAGATCGCGCTCCTCCTGGTCGAGGACGACGACGGCGACGCCCTCCTGGTCGAGGAGCACCTCGCCGACGCGGGGCTCGACGTGCTGCTCCGGCGGGCCCGGACCCTGGACGAGGCGGTCGCGCGCCTGGACGTCGACTGCGTGCTGCTCGACCTCGGCCTGCCCGACGCGGTCGGGCTGGGGGCGCTCGAGCGGCTGCTCGCCGCGGGTGCCCCGGCCGTCGTCGTGCTCACGGGCCGCACCGACACCGGCACCGGCCTGCAGGCGGTGTCGGCGGGCGCGCAGGACTACCTCGTCAAGGGCGAGGTCGACGGCGAGCTGCTCGGCCGGTCCGTGCGGTACGCCGTCCAGCGCCGCCGGCTCGAGGCGGTCGACCGCGCGCTCTACCGGAGCATGGTCCGCGCCGAGGAGACCTTCCGGTTCGAGAGCGCGCTGCTGCCGCGCCCGGCGGTCCGCGACGCGCGGCTGGAGGTCGGCGTCGGCTACCGCGCGGGCCGCGACGGCGTGCTGGGCGGGGACTTCTACGACGTGGTGGAGCGGCCGGACGGCACCGTGCTCGCGGTGATCGGCGACGTCTGCGGGCACGGCCCCGACGAGGCGGCGCTCGGCGCGGTGCTCCGCACGGCCTGGCGGACGCTCGTGCTCGCGGACACCCCGGTGGCGGACCTGCTGCCTCTGGTCGAGCGGGTGCTGCAGTCCGAGCGGGCGCGCGACGAGATCTTCACGACGATGGCGATGGTCGTCGTGGCGCCGGAGCGGACCGAGGTCGACCTGTACCTCGCCGGGCACCCGGTGCCGTTCCTGCTCGGCGACCCGGGCGCGGCCCGGCCGTCGGCGCTGCTGCCGACCGACCGCCGCGGGCGCGCGCTCGGCATCCCCGTGGACGGCACCTGGCTGCCGCGCCGGCTCGAGCTCGACGGCGCGTGGCGGCTGCTCATGTACACGGACGGCCTGCTGGAGGCGACGGTCGGCGGCACCGCGGACCGGATCGGCAAGTCCGGGCTGCTCGAGGTCGTCGACGGGTCGCTCGCCGCGCCGGACGACGGCGTCGTCGAGGACGTGCTGCGCGAGGTGCGGCGGCGGCACGGCGGCGACCTGGTCGACGACACCGCCGTCGTCGTGCTCGGCTGGGCGGGCGGCGCGTGA
- a CDS encoding sensor histidine kinase produces MTAAPAAPAAPRARVTIRRRLGLALVAAGVLLGLVLVGSGVALWRMLDAQDLVTDRYFTAITDAETSYTRLVDAETAVRGYALTGYDGTLEPYERAMDATSSLATVAAPDVAASPAVRDAAAAAVAAAERWDEEFARPTIAAVAAGGTAAVSPEQIEQGRDLFDGTRTAVEAYLDVLREGRDEAASDLAAWTRIVIGSLVALVVAGVVAGAVLWRTLRAWITEPLDALAADARTVSAGDLHHVVHATGPGEIADLAEAVERMRLHLVAQVQEVERSRSEIADAHDRLSEQAEELRRSNRDLEQFAYVASHDLQEPLRKVASFTQLLQKRYGGQLDERADQYIGFAVDGAKRMQQLIQDLLGFSRVGRLGGELSDVSLEQSLADALENLGGLVEETGAVVTHDPLPVVRGERPLLVQLFQNLVGNAIKFRDPGRAPVVRITAAQVADSWELECRDNGIGIDPQYAERVFVIFQRLHPKDVYEGTGIGLALCKKIVEYHGGRIWLGELDGPEAHGTSIRWTLPAAEEPAPDAPAGPEESE; encoded by the coding sequence GTGACCGCCGCCCCCGCCGCCCCCGCGGCCCCGCGCGCCCGCGTGACGATCCGCCGCCGCCTCGGCCTCGCCCTCGTCGCCGCCGGCGTGCTGCTCGGCCTGGTGCTCGTCGGCTCCGGCGTCGCCCTGTGGCGGATGCTCGACGCGCAGGACCTGGTGACGGACCGGTACTTCACCGCGATCACGGACGCGGAGACCTCGTACACCCGGCTCGTCGACGCGGAGACGGCCGTCCGCGGCTACGCGCTGACCGGGTACGACGGCACGCTGGAGCCGTACGAGCGCGCCATGGACGCGACGTCCTCCCTCGCGACCGTCGCGGCCCCCGACGTCGCCGCCTCCCCCGCGGTGCGGGACGCCGCGGCCGCCGCCGTCGCCGCCGCCGAGCGGTGGGACGAGGAGTTCGCGCGCCCGACCATCGCCGCCGTCGCGGCCGGCGGGACCGCCGCCGTCAGCCCCGAGCAGATCGAGCAGGGCCGCGACCTGTTCGACGGGACCCGCACGGCCGTCGAGGCGTACCTCGACGTGCTGCGCGAGGGTCGCGACGAGGCCGCGTCCGACCTGGCCGCGTGGACCCGGATCGTCATCGGCTCGCTCGTCGCGCTGGTGGTGGCCGGCGTGGTCGCGGGCGCGGTGCTGTGGCGGACGCTGCGCGCCTGGATCACCGAGCCGCTGGACGCCCTCGCCGCCGACGCGCGGACGGTCTCGGCCGGCGACCTGCACCACGTCGTGCACGCCACCGGCCCCGGGGAGATCGCCGACCTGGCCGAGGCCGTCGAGCGGATGCGCCTGCACCTGGTCGCCCAGGTGCAGGAGGTCGAGCGCTCGCGGTCCGAGATCGCCGACGCGCACGACCGGCTGTCCGAGCAGGCGGAGGAGCTGCGCCGGTCCAACCGCGACCTCGAGCAGTTCGCCTACGTCGCCTCGCACGACCTGCAGGAGCCCCTCCGCAAGGTCGCCTCGTTCACGCAGCTGCTGCAGAAGCGGTACGGCGGGCAGCTGGACGAGCGCGCCGACCAGTACATCGGCTTCGCCGTGGACGGCGCGAAGCGCATGCAGCAGCTCATCCAGGACCTGCTCGGGTTCTCCCGGGTCGGGCGGCTCGGCGGCGAGCTGTCCGACGTCTCCCTGGAGCAGTCGCTCGCGGACGCGCTGGAGAACCTCGGCGGGCTCGTGGAGGAGACCGGCGCCGTCGTCACGCACGACCCGCTGCCGGTCGTCCGCGGCGAGCGGCCGCTGCTCGTGCAGCTGTTCCAGAACCTCGTCGGCAACGCGATCAAGTTCCGCGACCCGGGGCGTGCGCCGGTGGTCCGGATCACCGCCGCGCAGGTGGCAGACTCGTGGGAGCTCGAGTGCCGGGACAACGGGATCGGCATCGACCCGCAGTACGCGGAGCGCGTCTTCGTGATCTTCCAGCGGCTGCACCCCAAGGACGTGTACGAGGGCACCGGCATCGGCCTGGCCCTGTGCAAGAAGATCGTCGAGTACCACGGCGGTCGCATCTGGCTCGGCGAGCTCGACGGACCCGAGGCGCACGGCACCAGCATCCGCTGGACCCTGCCGGCCGCCGAGGAGCCCGCGCCGGACGCACCGGCCGGACCGGAGGAATCGGAGTGA
- a CDS encoding response regulator, whose protein sequence is MARTGKVIDVLLVEDDPGDVLMTREAFEDNKVANRLAVVSDGVSALAYLRKEGEHADARTPDLVLLDLNLPRMDGREVLEAMKNDDALRSIPVVVLTTSEAEEDVVRSYSLHANAYVTKPVDFERFIEVVRQIDEFFVEVVRLPQR, encoded by the coding sequence GTGGCACGCACCGGCAAGGTCATCGACGTCCTGCTCGTCGAGGACGACCCGGGCGACGTCCTCATGACGCGCGAGGCGTTCGAGGACAACAAGGTCGCCAACCGGCTCGCGGTCGTGTCCGACGGCGTCAGCGCGCTGGCGTACCTGCGCAAGGAGGGCGAGCACGCCGACGCCCGCACCCCGGACCTGGTGCTGCTCGACCTCAACCTGCCCCGGATGGACGGGCGGGAGGTCCTCGAGGCGATGAAGAACGACGACGCGCTGCGCAGCATCCCCGTCGTCGTCCTCACGACGTCGGAGGCCGAGGAGGACGTGGTGCGGTCGTACTCGCTGCACGCCAACGCCTACGTCACCAAGCCCGTGGACTTCGAGCGGTTCATCGAGGTCGTCCGGCAGATCGACGAGTTCTTCGTCGAGGTCGTGCGCCTGCCGCAGCGCTGA
- the pdhA gene encoding pyruvate dehydrogenase (acetyl-transferring) E1 component subunit alpha, which translates to MSPSGPLTDDGLVQLLTPAGERVDHPDYAPRVAHLDAGALRGLYRDMVLVRRFDTEATALQRQGELGLWAQSLGQEAAQIGSGRALAPQDYVFPSYREHGVAHTRGLDLTQVLRLFRGIDHGGWDPEEFRFHLYTLVIGSHTLHATGYAMGVQRDGDVGTGDLARDTAVVTYFGDGATSQGDVSEALVFAAVNNAPLVLFCQNNQWAISEPTTRQARVPLAARGPGFGVPSVRVDGNDVLACYAVTLEAAERARSGGGPTLIEAFTYRMGAHTTSDDPSRYRSAAEEEYWRQRDPIDRLEKHLEAAGELPAEFRAGLEAEADALGERVRVTARALGRPETSTMFEHVYATPHSVVDAERAWFERYEASFTGGGK; encoded by the coding sequence GTGAGCCCCAGCGGTCCGCTCACCGACGACGGCCTGGTCCAGCTGCTCACCCCCGCGGGCGAGCGCGTGGACCACCCCGACTACGCACCCCGGGTCGCGCACCTCGACGCCGGCGCCCTGCGCGGGCTGTACCGCGACATGGTGCTGGTCCGGCGGTTCGACACCGAGGCGACCGCCCTGCAGCGGCAGGGCGAGCTCGGGCTCTGGGCGCAGAGCCTCGGGCAGGAGGCCGCGCAGATCGGCTCCGGCCGCGCGCTCGCCCCGCAGGACTACGTCTTCCCGTCCTACCGGGAGCACGGCGTCGCGCACACCCGCGGCCTCGACCTCACGCAGGTGCTCCGGCTGTTCCGCGGCATCGACCACGGCGGCTGGGACCCCGAGGAGTTCCGGTTCCACCTGTACACGCTGGTCATCGGCTCGCACACCCTGCACGCGACCGGGTACGCCATGGGCGTGCAGCGCGACGGCGACGTCGGCACCGGCGACCTCGCGCGGGACACCGCCGTCGTCACCTACTTCGGCGACGGCGCGACCTCCCAGGGCGACGTCAGCGAGGCGCTGGTCTTCGCCGCCGTGAACAACGCGCCGCTCGTGCTGTTCTGCCAGAACAACCAGTGGGCCATCTCCGAGCCGACGACCCGGCAGGCCCGCGTCCCGCTCGCGGCGCGCGGCCCCGGCTTCGGCGTCCCGAGCGTGCGGGTCGACGGCAACGACGTGCTGGCCTGCTACGCGGTCACCCTCGAGGCGGCCGAGCGCGCGCGGTCCGGCGGCGGCCCGACCCTGATCGAGGCGTTCACCTACCGGATGGGCGCGCACACCACCTCCGACGACCCGTCGCGGTACCGGTCCGCCGCGGAGGAGGAGTACTGGCGGCAGCGCGACCCGATCGACCGCCTGGAGAAGCACCTCGAGGCGGCCGGCGAGCTCCCCGCGGAGTTCCGCGCCGGGCTCGAGGCCGAGGCCGACGCCCTGGGCGAGCGGGTCCGCGTGACGGCCCGCGCGCTCGGCCGGCCCGAGACGAGCACCATGTTCGAGCACGTGTACGCGACGCCGCACAGCGTGGTGGACGCCGAGCGTGCCTGGTTCGAGCGCTACGAGGCGTCGTTCACGGGGGGCGGCAAGTGA
- a CDS encoding alpha-ketoacid dehydrogenase subunit beta: protein MSQKLTFAKAINTGLRKALERDPKVLLMGEDIGALGGVFRVTDGLAKDFGTDRVVDTPLAESGIVGTAIGLALRGYRPVCEIQFDGFIFPAFDQITTQLSKMHYRSAGRLNLPVVIRVPFGGGIGAVEHHSESPEVLFAHTAGLRVVSPSDPQDAYTMIQQAIASPDPVMFFEPKGRYWEKGEVDLDADPLDAPSTLDGARVLRRGTDVTLVAHGPTVATALKVADAAASEGRSVEVVDLRAISPLDITTVAESVRRTGRCVVVHEAPVLYGTGAEVAARVTEECFYHLEAPVLRVGGFHTPYPVAKLEHEYLPGLDRVLDAVDRVLAH, encoded by the coding sequence GTGAGCCAGAAGCTGACGTTCGCCAAGGCGATCAACACGGGCCTGCGCAAGGCCCTCGAGCGGGACCCGAAGGTCCTCCTGATGGGCGAGGACATCGGCGCGCTCGGCGGCGTGTTCCGGGTGACCGACGGCCTCGCGAAGGACTTCGGCACCGACCGCGTCGTCGACACCCCGCTCGCGGAGTCCGGCATCGTCGGCACCGCCATCGGCCTCGCCCTGCGCGGCTACCGCCCGGTGTGCGAGATCCAGTTCGACGGGTTCATCTTCCCGGCGTTCGACCAGATCACCACCCAGCTGTCGAAGATGCACTACCGGTCCGCCGGGCGGCTGAACCTGCCCGTCGTCATCCGGGTCCCGTTCGGCGGCGGGATCGGCGCGGTCGAGCACCACTCCGAGTCGCCCGAGGTGCTGTTCGCGCACACCGCCGGCCTCCGGGTGGTCAGCCCGTCCGACCCGCAGGACGCGTACACGATGATCCAGCAGGCCATCGCCTCGCCGGACCCCGTGATGTTCTTCGAGCCGAAGGGCCGCTACTGGGAGAAGGGCGAGGTCGACCTCGACGCCGACCCGCTCGACGCCCCCTCGACGCTCGACGGCGCCCGGGTGCTGCGCCGCGGCACGGACGTCACCCTCGTCGCCCACGGACCGACCGTCGCGACCGCGCTCAAGGTCGCCGACGCCGCCGCGTCCGAGGGCCGGTCCGTCGAGGTCGTCGACCTGCGCGCCATCTCGCCGCTCGACATCACGACCGTCGCCGAGTCGGTGCGCCGCACCGGGCGCTGCGTCGTCGTGCACGAGGCCCCGGTGCTGTACGGCACGGGCGCCGAGGTCGCCGCGCGCGTCACCGAGGAGTGCTTCTACCACCTGGAGGCCCCGGTGCTGCGCGTCGGCGGGTTCCACACCCCGTACCCCGTCGCCAAGCTCGAGCACGAGTACCTGCCCGGCCTCGACCGCGTCCTCGACGCCGTCGACCGGGTGCTCGCGCACTGA
- a CDS encoding dihydrolipoamide acetyltransferase family protein, translating into MPSYQQFRLPDAGEGLTEAEIAAWHVAVGDTVAINQTVVEIETAKSLVDLPSPFAGVVTRLLVAEGETVEVGTPIIEIDTDPTGEHPDGPGATGVGPEVPVHGPTSDADPVAAAPAAPAAPAEEAEEAGGAVLVGYGTAAAPTRRRARFTSAEGDPEAGAPAAADAGAPAVRPTTAGPGASRAAAEPAAPVGAPAGELAAASGRRALAKPPVRKLARDLGVDLDSVQATGPGGIVTREDVLAHQAAAEARQLATYPGDDQPWLASGTVSPDGRQTRVPVKSVRKRTAEAMVTSAFTAPHVTVFHTVDVTRTMKLVARLREDREFRDVRVTPLLIAAKALLLAVRRHPDVNASWDEAAQEIVYKHYVNLGIAAATPRGLVVPNIKDAHRLGLHDLALGLADLTATARAGKTTPRDMSDGTITITNVGVFGIDTGTPILNPGEAAILAFGAIREQPWVHKGKIKVRHVTQLALSVDHRLVDGELGSRVLADVAAVLADPAQALVWG; encoded by the coding sequence GTGCCGTCCTACCAGCAGTTCCGCCTCCCCGACGCCGGCGAGGGCCTGACCGAGGCCGAGATCGCCGCCTGGCACGTCGCCGTCGGGGACACCGTGGCGATCAACCAGACCGTCGTGGAGATCGAGACCGCGAAGTCCCTGGTCGACCTGCCGTCGCCGTTCGCCGGCGTCGTCACGCGGCTGCTCGTCGCCGAGGGGGAGACCGTCGAGGTCGGCACGCCGATCATCGAGATCGACACCGATCCCACCGGGGAGCACCCGGACGGGCCCGGGGCGACCGGGGTCGGGCCGGAGGTGCCGGTGCACGGGCCGACGTCGGACGCGGACCCGGTGGCGGCGGCGCCCGCGGCCCCCGCCGCTCCCGCGGAGGAGGCCGAGGAGGCCGGCGGCGCGGTGCTCGTCGGGTACGGGACGGCCGCGGCGCCGACGCGCCGCCGGGCGCGGTTCACCTCCGCCGAGGGCGACCCGGAGGCGGGGGCGCCCGCCGCCGCCGACGCCGGTGCCCCGGCGGTGCGGCCGACGACGGCCGGCCCCGGCGCGTCGAGGGCTGCCGCCGAGCCCGCGGCGCCGGTCGGCGCGCCCGCCGGGGAGCTCGCCGCGGCGTCCGGCCGCCGCGCGCTCGCCAAGCCGCCGGTCCGCAAGCTCGCCCGCGACCTTGGCGTGGACCTCGACTCCGTGCAGGCGACCGGACCGGGCGGCATCGTCACCCGCGAGGACGTCCTCGCCCACCAGGCCGCCGCCGAGGCGCGCCAGCTCGCGACCTACCCCGGCGACGACCAGCCGTGGCTCGCGTCCGGCACGGTCTCGCCCGACGGCCGGCAGACCCGCGTCCCGGTGAAGTCCGTGCGCAAGCGCACCGCGGAGGCCATGGTGACCTCGGCGTTCACCGCGCCGCACGTCACCGTGTTCCACACGGTCGACGTCACCCGGACGATGAAGCTCGTCGCCCGGCTGCGCGAGGACCGCGAGTTCCGGGACGTGCGCGTGACGCCGCTGCTCATCGCCGCCAAGGCGCTGCTGCTCGCCGTCCGCCGGCACCCCGACGTCAACGCGTCCTGGGACGAGGCCGCGCAGGAGATCGTCTACAAGCACTACGTGAACCTCGGCATCGCCGCGGCCACCCCGCGGGGGCTCGTCGTGCCGAACATCAAGGACGCGCACCGCCTCGGCCTGCACGACCTCGCGCTCGGGCTCGCCGACCTCACCGCGACCGCCCGCGCCGGCAAGACCACCCCGCGGGACATGTCCGACGGCACGATCACCATCACGAACGTCGGCGTCTTCGGCATCGACACCGGCACCCCGATCCTCAACCCCGGCGAGGCCGCGATCCTCGCGTTCGGCGCCATCCGCGAGCAGCCGTGGGTGCACAAGGGGAAGATCAAGGTCCGGCACGTCACGCAGCTCGCGCTGTCCGTCGACCACCGGCTGGTGGACGGGGAGCTCGGGTCGCGGGTGCTCGCGGACGTCGCGGCGGTGCTGGCCGACCCGGCGCAGGCGCTGGTCTGGGGCTGA
- a CDS encoding PPOX class F420-dependent oxidoreductase, producing MARTIATNRAVDLPELLDFVRPRHHLLLVTNRRDGRPQVSPVSGGVDASGRIVVSTYPGRAKTVNAERDARVSVVVLSDDWNGPWVQVDGDAEVLHMPEAEDALVDYYRCIAGEHPDWDEYRAAMRVQGKSLIRVTPTRWGPVATGGFPADVAARLDA from the coding sequence ATGGCCCGCACCATCGCGACGAACCGCGCCGTCGACCTGCCCGAGCTCCTCGACTTCGTCCGCCCGCGGCACCACCTGCTGCTGGTGACGAACCGCCGCGACGGCCGCCCGCAGGTCTCCCCGGTCAGCGGCGGCGTCGACGCGTCGGGCCGCATCGTCGTCTCGACCTACCCGGGGCGCGCGAAGACGGTGAACGCCGAGCGCGACGCCCGCGTCTCGGTCGTCGTCCTCTCCGACGACTGGAACGGCCCGTGGGTGCAGGTCGACGGGGACGCCGAGGTGCTGCACATGCCCGAGGCCGAGGACGCGCTGGTGGACTACTACCGGTGCATCGCGGGCGAGCACCCCGACTGGGACGAGTACCGCGCCGCGATGCGGGTGCAGGGCAAGTCGCTCATCCGGGTCACGCCGACCCGCTGGGGGCCGGTCGCGACCGGCGGCTTCCCCGCGGACGTCGCCGCGCGCCTGGACGCCTGA
- a CDS encoding NUDIX hydrolase — MSQPVIRIAAAVITDPDGRWLLVRKRDTAAYMQAGGKIEPGEDPRDAVVREIGEELAVVVDPARVRSVGRREAAAANEPGHRLEAHVFAVDGVTDVVATAEIAEAVWVTPEEAGRLPLAPLTVDLLALGGGAAA, encoded by the coding sequence GTGAGCCAGCCCGTGATCCGCATCGCCGCCGCCGTCATCACCGACCCCGACGGGCGGTGGCTGCTCGTGCGCAAGCGGGACACCGCGGCGTACATGCAGGCCGGCGGCAAGATCGAACCGGGCGAGGACCCGCGCGACGCCGTGGTCCGGGAGATCGGCGAGGAGCTGGCCGTCGTCGTCGACCCCGCGCGGGTGCGGTCCGTCGGGCGGCGCGAGGCGGCGGCCGCGAACGAGCCGGGGCACCGGCTCGAGGCGCACGTGTTCGCCGTGGACGGGGTGACCGACGTGGTCGCGACCGCGGAGATCGCCGAGGCCGTGTGGGTCACGCCCGAGGAGGCGGGGCGGCTGCCGCTGGCGCCGCTCACGGTGGACCTGCTCGCGCTGGGCGGCGGCGCCGCGGCCTGA
- a CDS encoding JAB domain-containing protein yields MTTVTIADLDPAQRPRERMLRLGADALSDVELVALLLGSGRRGSSALDTARDLLVAHGGLAGLAHADSAALLGAPGVGPAKATRVVAALALARRFGTSTDRRETVRTPADVARIAGPLLRGPADGRVVAVAGDRASRLLGAVVVPGAVAHGRPFAVREVLAETLRRGGVTLALAHRHDEHEPLPAPADRDATAAVADAAAHCGVRLLDHLVLAGDAWTSVAEAGAARAG; encoded by the coding sequence GTGACGACCGTGACGATCGCCGACCTGGACCCCGCGCAGCGGCCGCGCGAGCGCATGCTGCGGCTCGGGGCCGACGCGCTGTCCGACGTCGAGCTCGTCGCGCTGCTGCTCGGGTCCGGGCGGCGCGGGTCGAGCGCCCTCGACACGGCCCGGGACCTGCTCGTCGCGCACGGCGGGCTCGCCGGACTCGCGCACGCCGACTCCGCGGCGCTGCTGGGCGCACCGGGCGTCGGCCCGGCCAAGGCCACGCGGGTCGTCGCCGCCCTCGCGCTGGCCCGGCGGTTCGGGACCTCGACCGACCGCCGGGAGACCGTCCGCACGCCCGCGGACGTCGCGCGGATCGCCGGTCCCCTGCTCCGCGGCCCCGCCGACGGGCGGGTGGTCGCCGTCGCGGGCGACCGGGCGTCGCGGCTGCTCGGGGCGGTCGTCGTCCCCGGGGCCGTCGCGCACGGCCGGCCGTTCGCGGTGCGCGAGGTGCTCGCCGAGACCCTGCGCCGCGGCGGGGTGACGCTCGCGCTCGCGCACCGGCACGACGAGCACGAGCCGCTGCCCGCGCCCGCCGACCGGGACGCCACGGCGGCCGTCGCCGACGCGGCCGCGCACTGCGGGGTCCGGCTGCTCGACCACCTGGTGCTCGCGGGCGACGCGTGGACGAGCGTGGCGGAGGCCGGTGCCGCCCGGGCAGGATGA
- a CDS encoding copper resistance CopC family protein, with product MTSSVRRTGAPLTLVLLPALLALLVLLAGAPRAAAHNTLQGTDPADGSTVDTPPSHVTLTFGQPAQALGTEVVVLGPDGAVASTGSAELVDTTVAQALAGGLAAGTYTVQWRVTSADGHPLSGELTFTAAAPSPAATEAPPTADPTEPAPVAPSPAATISAQQEVVEDEDAGLEAGVVAAIVVAVLAAGAVAVFVVRERRRSGTDRSED from the coding sequence GTGACTTCCTCCGTGCGCCGGACCGGCGCGCCCCTGACCCTCGTGCTCCTGCCGGCGCTGCTCGCCCTGCTGGTGCTGCTGGCCGGCGCGCCCCGGGCGGCCGCGCACAACACCCTGCAGGGCACCGACCCGGCCGACGGCTCGACGGTGGACACCCCGCCGTCCCACGTCACGCTGACGTTCGGCCAGCCGGCGCAGGCGCTCGGCACCGAGGTCGTCGTGCTGGGCCCGGACGGGGCGGTCGCCAGCACGGGGTCCGCGGAGCTCGTGGACACCACGGTCGCGCAGGCGCTCGCCGGCGGCCTGGCGGCCGGCACGTACACCGTGCAGTGGCGTGTGACGTCGGCGGACGGGCACCCGCTGTCCGGCGAGCTCACCTTCACCGCTGCCGCGCCGTCGCCCGCCGCGACCGAGGCCCCGCCGACCGCCGACCCGACCGAGCCGGCCCCGGTCGCGCCGTCCCCGGCGGCCACGATCTCGGCGCAGCAGGAGGTCGTGGAGGACGAGGACGCCGGCCTGGAGGCGGGCGTCGTCGCCGCGATCGTCGTCGCGGTGCTGGCCGCGGGCGCGGTCGCGGTGTTCGTCGTGCGGGAGCGGCGCCGGTCGGGGACGGACCGGTCGGAGGACTGA